A portion of the Pelodiscus sinensis isolate JC-2024 chromosome 20, ASM4963464v1, whole genome shotgun sequence genome contains these proteins:
- the POLG2 gene encoding DNA polymerase subunit gamma-2: MVLSGCSGVGLWGRARMGVHGLKQPLMGASKIQQRRKLGAPGGQRGSPGAAGRAPAVQVAPPRFALGPLAAHSRPCVGGPRSSVEGQHWEGSEVLLDVCQRRHFLRGDQQQALTWHSYLRGCHPGFGPLGVELRKNLAAQWWASVVASREQVFAVDSLHHAPGAGMLPAGEAFRLIQVGALRDLFQNTELNKEQIVASMENVLGMSGMLREDLLHGALEQYINCLELVNKRLPYGLAQIGVCFHPVPNTEHQNDNIARIGERTVSSLVWFSSARTAGQWLDYWLRQRLQWWRKFAIGPSNFSSSDFQDKEGRKGNNLYYSFPWGKEPIETLQSLGDNELLQMYPGDKSKLQGRDGRKNIIPHVLSVNGNLDQGVLAYLCDSLQLTESSLSRKKTLQRKVLKLHPCLTPIKVALDMGRGPTMELRQVCQGLFNELIDNGISVWPGYLETMQMPLEQLYSKYDEMSVLFTVLISDATLENGVVQLRSRDTTMKEMMHISRLKDFVKKYITAAKNV, translated from the exons ATGGTGCTGAGCGGTTGCTCCGGGGTCGGGCTTTGGGGCAGGGCTCGGATGGGGGTCCATGGTCTCAAACAGCCCCTGATGGGCGCCTCCAAAATCCAGCAGAGGCGCAAGTTGGGagcccctggggggcagaggggctccccCGGGGCGGCTGGGAGGGCCCCTGCGGTGCAAGTGGCGCCCCCCAGGTTtgctctggggcccctggctgcCCATTCGAGGCCTTGCGTGGGGGGCCCCCGCAGCAGCGTAGAGGGGCAGCACTGGGAGGGCAGCGAGGTGCTGTTGGATGTCTGCCAAAGGAGGCACTTTCTAAGAGGGGACCAGCAGCAGGCACTCACCTGGCACTCTTACCTGAGGGGCTGCCATCCCGGCTTTGGGCCtctgggggtggagctgaggaAGAACTTGGCAGCTCAGTGGTGGGCCTCTGTGGTGGCTTCCAGGGAGCAAGTGTTTGCAGTGGATTCCCTACATCATGCTCCAGGAGCTGGCATGCTTCCAGCAGGGGAAGCTTTCAGGCTGATACAGGTTGGAGCCCTGCGTGACCTCTTCCAGAATACAGAATTAAACAAAGAGCAGATAGTTGCCTCTATGGAAAACGTGCTGGGGATGTCTGGGATGCTTCGAGAAGATCTTCTTCATG GTGCTCTTGAGCAATATATTAATTGTCTAGAACTGGTAAACAAGAGGTTGCCATATGGACTGGCTCAGATTGGAGTATGTTTTCATCCTGTTCCGAACACTGAGCATCAAAATGACAACATCGCAAG AATAGGCGAAAGGACAGTGTCTTCCCTTGTATGGTTTAGCTCCGCCAGAACTGCGGGACAGTGGCTTGATTACTGGTTACGCCAGCGACTCCAGTGGTGGAGAAAG TTTGCAATAGGCCCATCCAACTTCAGCAGCAGTGACTTTCAAGAtaaagagggaagaaaaggaaataatttgTACTACAGCTTTCCTTGGGGAAAGGAACCAATAGAAACGTTGCAGAGTCTAGGAGATAATGAATTGTTACAAATGTATCCAGGGGATAAATCAAAATTACAA GGCCGAGATGGAAGAAAGAATATTATTCCTCATGTGCTCTCTGTGAATGGCAATCTGGACCAAGGAGTGCTAGCTTATCTTTGTGACTCTCTGCAGCTCACAGAGAGCTCTCTATCAAGAAAGAAAACTCTTCAGAGAAAG GTACTTAAGCTACACCCTTGTTTAACACCAATAAAAGTTGCTTTGGACATGGGAAGAGGCCCAACAATGGAGCTGAGGCAG GTATGCCAGGGGCTGTTTAACGAATTAATAGATAATGGAATTTCTGTGTGGCCTGGATATCTTGAAACCATGCAGATGCCTTTGGAGCAACTCTACTCAAa GTATGATGAGATGAGTGTCCTCTTCACAGTCTTGATCAGTGATGCTACTCTGGAGAATGGCGTGGTTCAGCTAAGAAGCAGAGACACCACCATGAAAGAAATGATGCACATCTCTCGACTGAAGGACTTTGTTAAAAAGTACATTACAGCAGCTAAAAATGTATAA